A genome region from Nitrosopumilus oxyclinae includes the following:
- a CDS encoding LysE family transporter — protein MAPGPLFTANISYGLREGTKSGVKMAIGHTIVEFPLVILLGIGVFSLESFPEFRTIISIVGAITLFIFAFVQIKNTLQNNKNITSIPKHGPLLTGIVLSALNPFFIIWWLTIGFKLISDAMLMWAFSGILIVFFLHIWMDYVWLGGISFLASKSSQILSNRNYKIIMVGLSLLLVYFGIIFLLDISP, from the coding sequence ATGGCCCCAGGACCATTATTTACTGCAAATATATCATATGGATTACGAGAAGGGACCAAATCAGGGGTTAAAATGGCAATAGGCCATACAATTGTAGAATTTCCTTTAGTTATTTTATTAGGAATTGGAGTTTTTTCTTTAGAATCATTTCCAGAATTTAGAACTATAATTTCAATTGTAGGAGCAATTACACTTTTCATTTTTGCATTTGTTCAAATCAAAAATACATTACAAAATAACAAAAACATTACATCAATTCCAAAACATGGGCCATTACTTACTGGAATTGTACTTAGCGCACTAAATCCATTTTTTATAATTTGGTGGTTAACTATAGGATTCAAACTAATTTCAGATGCAATGTTAATGTGGGCATTTTCAGGCATATTAATAGTATTTTTCCTACACATATGGATGGATTATGTGTGGTTGGGAGGGATTTCATTTCTAGCATCCAAAAGTTCACAAATATTATCAAATAGAAACTACAAAATCATAATGGTGGG